One window of Streptomyces sp. FIT100 genomic DNA carries:
- a CDS encoding MFS transporter: MTQTSDLPAAAAQEAPRSPRRVLRRTPGRIHRAWFVLAVAFVTIIGAAAFRSLPGLLIDPLHQEFGWSRGTIGLAVSINLALYGLTAPFAAALMDKYGIRKVVAVALTIIAAGSGLTVWMTAAWQLLLCWGLLVGLGTGSMALAFAATVTNRWFTGRRGLVTGILTAAAASGQLVFLPVLSWIVQEHHWRPAAVTVALAALAVVPFVWLLLRDHPADVGLAPYGAKEFVPKPPPVPGAARRTVGVLLSAARTGPFWLLAGTFAICGASTNGLVQTHFVPAAHDHGMPITAAASLLAVIGVFDVIGTVASGWFTDRFDARRLLAVYYALRGISLLFLPMLLGPSVHPPMVFFIVFYGLDWVATVPPTIALCREHYGDDSAIVFGWVLASHQVGAAVVAFAGGVARDVFGSYDVVWVASGALCAAAALMALVIRRRPAALPVAA, encoded by the coding sequence GTGACCCAGACAAGCGACCTCCCCGCCGCCGCTGCCCAGGAAGCGCCCCGCAGCCCCCGCCGTGTCCTGCGCCGTACCCCCGGCCGTATCCACCGCGCCTGGTTCGTCCTCGCCGTCGCCTTCGTGACGATCATCGGCGCGGCCGCCTTCCGCTCCCTGCCGGGGCTGCTGATCGACCCGCTGCACCAGGAGTTCGGCTGGTCGCGCGGCACGATCGGGCTCGCGGTCTCGATCAACCTGGCGCTCTACGGGCTCACCGCGCCGTTCGCCGCCGCGCTGATGGACAAGTACGGCATCCGGAAGGTCGTCGCCGTCGCGCTCACGATCATCGCGGCCGGCTCCGGGCTGACGGTGTGGATGACGGCCGCCTGGCAACTGCTGCTGTGCTGGGGGCTGCTCGTCGGGCTCGGCACCGGCTCGATGGCGCTGGCCTTCGCGGCGACGGTGACGAACCGCTGGTTCACCGGGCGGCGGGGCCTGGTCACCGGAATCCTGACGGCGGCCGCGGCCTCCGGCCAGCTGGTCTTCCTCCCGGTGCTGTCGTGGATCGTCCAGGAGCACCACTGGCGCCCGGCGGCCGTCACCGTCGCCCTCGCCGCGCTCGCCGTGGTCCCCTTCGTGTGGCTGCTGCTGCGCGACCACCCGGCGGACGTGGGCCTCGCCCCGTACGGCGCGAAGGAGTTCGTGCCCAAGCCGCCGCCGGTGCCGGGAGCCGCCCGCCGGACCGTGGGGGTGCTGCTCTCAGCCGCCCGCACCGGCCCCTTCTGGCTGCTGGCCGGCACCTTCGCGATCTGCGGCGCTTCGACGAACGGCCTCGTCCAGACCCACTTCGTGCCCGCCGCGCACGACCACGGCATGCCCATCACGGCGGCCGCCTCGCTCCTCGCGGTCATCGGCGTCTTCGACGTCATCGGAACCGTCGCCTCCGGCTGGTTCACCGACCGCTTCGACGCCCGCCGCCTGCTCGCCGTCTACTACGCGCTGCGCGGGATCTCGCTGCTCTTCCTGCCGATGCTGCTCGGCCCGTCCGTCCACCCGCCGATGGTCTTCTTCATCGTCTTCTACGGCCTGGACTGGGTGGCCACGGTCCCGCCGACGATCGCCCTGTGCCGCGAGCACTACGGCGACGACTCGGCGATCGTCTTCGGCTGGGTCCTGGCGTCCCACCAGGTCGGCGCGGCGGTGGTCGCGTTCGCGGGCGGTGTGGCGCGGGACGTGTTCGGCTCGTACGACGTGGTCTGGGTCGCGTCGGGCGCGCTGTGCGCGGCGGCGGCGCTGATGGCGCTGGTGATCCGGCGAAGGCCGGCGGCGCTCCCTGTCGCGGCCTGA